A section of the Acropora muricata isolate sample 2 chromosome 4, ASM3666990v1, whole genome shotgun sequence genome encodes:
- the LOC136915283 gene encoding beta-1,4-galactosyltransferase 7-like produces MAVVPRGVMLGMLFYLTFAVAGTIWISMKYLNENGCDCGQFFERSKLSSSLHEHDFLHSQNYNDMASKHKRSQASVGKNIDHDGDSDEESWGPHQLGVVVPYRDRFEELLEFVPHMHSYLNAKKVKHKIFIVNQVDKHRFNRAALLNVGFLEARNNNCDYIAMHDVDLLPLNKDLYYGFPEKGPFHVSAPFLHPKYHYKTFVGGILIMSVAQFEKVNGLSNRFWGWGREDDELYLRMREAKLSIYRHSSKQIKTGYDTFKHDHDPQKRKRDYARFYDQKKASFQRDRKTGLSTVKFNIEKRTSLNINDATCVILNVKLDCNVEETPWCDNPDS; encoded by the exons ATGGCTGTTGTACCTCGTGGAGTCATGTTAGGAATGCTTTTCTATTTAACATTTGCTGTTGCCGGGACGATCTGGATTTCCATGAAATATCTCAATGAAAATGGCTGTGattgtggccaattttttgAGCGTTCCAAGTTGTCCTCATCGTTACACGAACATGACTTTCTTCATTCGCAAAACTACAATGACATGGCATCAAAGCACAAGAGATCTCAAGCATCTGTTGGGAAAAATATAGACCACG ATGGGGACTCTGATGAAGAAAGCTGGGGACCACATCAACTTGGAGTTGTTGTTCCCTACCGAGACAGATTTGAGGAACTGTTGGAATTTGTTCCTCATATGCATAGTTATTTGAATGCCAAGAAAGTTAAACACAAGATATTTATTGTAAACCAAGTTGACAAACATAG ATTTAATAGAGCAGCTCTTTTGAATGTTGGATTTTTGGAGGCTAGAAATAATAACTGTGACTATATAGCCATGCATGATGTGGATCTGTTGCCACTCAACAAAGATTTATATTATGGATTCCCAGAAAAGGGGCCCTTCCATGTATCTGCACCATTTCTGCATCCAAAATATCATTACAAGACATTTGTAGGTGGCATTCTAATCATGTCTGTTGCACAGTTTGAAAAG GTGAATGGCCTTTCAAATAGGTTTTGGGGATGGGGCCGTGAGGATGATGAACTCTATCTCAGAATGAGGGAGGCGAAATTGTCG ATCTATCGTCACAGCAGCAAACAGATAAAAACAGGTTATGATACTTTCAAACATGATCATGACCCTCAAAAAAGGAAGAGAGACTATGCAAGATTTTATGACCAGAAAAAG GCCTCATTTCAGAGAGACAGGAAAACTGGGCTGTCAACTGTCAAGTTTAATATAGAAAAAAGGACGAGTCTCAATATTAATGATGCAACTTGTGTCATACTTAACGTAAAGTTAGACTGCAATGTGGAAGAGACACCTTGGTGTGATAATCCAGACTCGTGA
- the LOC136913069 gene encoding uncharacterized protein, producing MDEPSQLANATATERLLALGSVLDASLSDWNEELSAGSNQTRAEKNGGSLSTNAEPSSGTKDPTKSVTCHAKLKKKGEKAPSTGSDASKKAVVAKTAIKRSHSAKGKSAPNERRTGKNDAKGDDNAPEFSDPESDDHDSGSDKESEEPARKKQKTDDGVVLSKDNSDILTKLEKEFNVSEQDGADIHGNLANIVQKLLKDKPEEDKLKEVKRRYLRPKNCEMLAETRVNLAIWNNLSERARTSDLKLQKVQKSLIKGSTAVVQVVNDLISKPDMPSKGQIIKQLMDGVLLMANANIELNLRRREALKPELHTSYRYLCAPSNPITTELFGDDLPKAVKDITDTNRITSKLNSRANIGIMLLLLAVKKLPPPPLQQEGGGGEGCSKEPELNHDQNIEMSAEIGKRSDFSTVGSSRLADTGLVAPATKPSGGKSIAAPTRQGPPHPSTIRDSTSSTKPNETNGMSVVRQYYETRGVSKSAVGLLMASWRGGTKKQYSGYIKKWTTFCLKRKVNHLHPPVVAVLDFFSELFDKGLTYSAINCARSALSSYVHLDDGSAVGQNPLVCRLLKGVFQSRPPKPKYTEVWDVQVVLTYLATLHPVESLTLKQLTSKLVMLLLLVSDQRGQTIHLLDINHMFVSDDKYTFVIPNHLKQSKPGVSNPQVVLESFERPCICVVTTLKEYLVRTKALRGSGQSQLLLSYVKPYKPVSRDTVTRWVRCTLALAGIDITKYSAHSTRAASVSAASRANVNIDDILQIAGWSSECCFARFYNKPIAKVSSYASSVLLPL from the exons ATGGACGAACCATCGCAATTAGCAAACGCAACTGCCACAGAGCGTTTACTAGCGCTTGGCTCAGTCTTAGACGCCAGTTTGAGCGACTGGAACGAAGAACTTTCCGCAGGTTCAAACCAAACACGTGCGGAAAAGAATGGCGGCTCGCTGTCAACAAACGCAGAGCCCAGTTCTGGGACTAAAGATCCCACAAAATCAGTTACATGTCatgcaaaactgaaaaagaaggGCGAAAAAGCACCTTCTACTGGCTCTGACGCTTCAAAGAAAGCAGTGGTCGCGAAAACTGCAATAAAACGCAGCCATTCCGCCAAGGGAAAAAGCGCGCCAAACGAGCGACGTACCG GTAAAAACGACGCCAAAGGCGATGATAACGCTCCCGAATTTTCCGACCCGGAGTCCGATGACCATGACAGCGGTTCAGACAAAGAATCTGAGGAACCCGCtcgtaagaaacaaaaaacgGATGATGGCGTTGTTCTGAGTAAAGACAACAGTGATATACTTACTAAACTGGAGAAGGAGTTTAATGTGTCTGAACAAGATGGCGCTGACATTCATGGAAACTTAGCTAACATTGTTCAGAAGTTGTTGAAAGACAAGCCTGAGGAAGATAAGCTGAAGGAAGTCAAAAGACGCTACCTCAGGCCAAAAAACTGTGAAATGCTGGCTGAAACCAGGGTTAATCTAGCAATTTGGAACAATCTTTCAGAGAGAGCACGTACTTCAGATCTCAAACTCCAGAAGGTGCAAAAATCTCTTATTAAAGGTTCAACTGCAGTGGTCCAGGTTGTAAATGACCTGATTAGCAAGCCAGACATGCCATCAAAGGGTCAGATAATAAAACAACTCATGGATGGTGTTCTGTTGATGGCTAATGCCAACATAGAGTTAAATCTGAGGCGTAGAGAGGCTCTGAAACCTGAGCTCCACACAAGCTACCGCTACCTTTGTGCTCCATCAAACCCAATAACAACTGAGCTTTTCGGAGATGACCTACCTAAAGCGGTCAAGGACATCACTGACACCAACCGCATCACTTCCAAGCTTA ATTCCAGGGCAAATATAGGAATAATGTTATTACTTTTGGCCGTCAAAAAACTACCGCCACCCCCCCTTCAACAAGAAGGAGGGGGGGGAGAAGGCTGTTCAAAAGAGCCAGAACTGAACCATGACCAAAATATTGAG ATGTCTGCAGAAATTGGAAAACGATCAGACTTTAGCACTGTTGGTAGCTCCCGTCTGGCCGACACAGGTTTGGTGGCCCCGGCTACTAAGCCTTCTGGTGGCAAATCCATTGCTGCTCCCACAAGACAAGGACCTCCTCATCCTTCCACAATCAGGGACTCTACATCCTCTACGAAACCAAATGAGACTAATGGCATGTCAGTTGTCAGGCAATACTATGAAACAAGAGGAGTATCAAAGTCAGCTGTTGGATTGCTCATGGCATCCTGGCGAGGAGGTACTAAGAAACAATACTCTGGGTACATAAAAAAGTGGACAACATTTTGTCTCAAAAGGAAAGTCAATCATCTTCACCCACCTGTAGTAGCAGTCTTGGATTTCTTTTCTGAACTTTTTGACAAAGGACTTACTTACAGTGCTATCAACTGCGCTAGAAGTGCATTGTCTTCTTATGTGCACTTGGATGATGGCTCTGCAGTTGGACAAAACCCGCTAGTTTGTCGTTTGTTGAAAGGTGTTTTCCAGTCACGGCCACCTAAGCCTAAGTATACAGAAGTTTGGGATGTCCAAGTGGTCTTAACATACTTGGCTACCCTTCATCCTGTTGAATCATTGACACTCAAACAACTCACGTCAAAACTTGTAATGCTCTTGTTATTAGTATCGGACCAGCGAGGCCAGACTATCCATTTGTTAGACATAAATCATATGTTTGTGAGTGATGACAAATACACATTTGTCATCCCTAACCATCTCAAACAAAGCAAACCAGGGGTATCTAACCCTCAAGTTGTTCTGGAATCATTTGAACGACCCTGTATTTGTGTTGTTACTACGCTTAAGGAATACCTTGTGCGAACCAAAGCATTGAGAGGTAGTGGCCAATCACAGTTGTTACTAAGTTATGTTAAACCTTATAAGCCTGTAAGCAGGGATACTGTAACTAGATGGGTGCGATGTACTTTGGCCTTAGCTGGTATTGATATAACAAAATATTCAGCGCACAGTACCAGAGCTGCGTCTGTTTCAGCAGCGAGCAGGGCTAATGTAAATATTGATGACATCCTCCAAATTGCAGGCTGGTCGTCTGAATGCTGTTTTGCTCGTTTTTACAACAAACCTATCGCTAAGGTTTCAAGCTATGCAAGTTCAGTGTTGTTACCTCTGTAA